Sequence from the Thermocoleostomius sinensis A174 genome:
CTGCCGCTAGTCAGTGACACGTTGTGAGTATCAACCACCGACCATCAAGCTGATCTGCGATGATAACTCAGAAATTTATACACTGCTATGCTCAATAACTCAATATTGGGAGTTGGGGAATAGGGAATGGGGAGTCGGGAATGGAGAATAGCGGAAAGTGATTATCCCTTGACAATTCTTTGCCACAACTAGGGCACGATCGGCATGTGTACCAGTTCCAGCTTGATGCCGTCTGGGTCAGTAAAGAACACGGCATAGTAGCCGGGCGCGTACTGGTTATATTCGGCAGGCGGGTCGAGGATGGTGGCTCCAAGTTGCACTAACAGTTGATAAAGCTGATCGACCTGTTCACGACTGTCGGCGTTGAAGCCAATGTGATGTAAGCCGGGTGAATAGCGATCGTGGATAGGATTAGTGCAATCAGGTTTAGCAGAACTGATGAGAATTGCCCCAGCCGTTTCCAACCACCACATCGTATAGGTTTCGGTGCGTTCTACAGGTTGATAGCCCATAAATTGCAAAATGGTATTGTAGAACGGCTCAGACCGATCGCGATCGCTTACGGTTAAAGATAAATGGTTCAAGCTGCCCAAGCTGGCCATAGATAGCTACCTCTTGCTTTGTGACCCTACCCTATTACCCTATGCCAAATCTTGTTTCAGTTCATCTGTACTAATTTGATGACGGGTTATCTTTATTTCTTCAAACTAGACGGTATAGACAGTACAAGCAGAGGGGCAAGCAGTTGTATGATGCTTTTCAAGCTTGCGATCGGTGAAACCAACTATGTCAGATTTATACGTCTCGTGGTCAGACTATTATCAAAAGATTGAGCACCTTGCTGCTAAAGTCCATCAGTCGCAGTGGGAATTTAATCAGATTGTTTGTTTAGCCAGAGGTGGCTTGCGCATTGGCGATATTTTGTCTCGCATCTTTGATCAACCCTTAGCTATTCTATCCACCTCTTCCTATCGCGGTTCCGGCGGCAAAACGGCTCGTGGCACGATCGTATTTTCTCGCGATTTAACAATGACAACCCCGCATTTAGGTAGCCATATTTTATTGGTTGATGATTTGGTCGATTCGGGAACCAGTCTGCAAAAAACGCTGATTTGGCTCGATCGAAACTATGGCTTCTATGTTGAAGAAATTCGATCGGCTGTGTTGTGGTACAAAGCTTGTTCAGTGATTGAGCCTAACTATTATGTAGACTATTTACCCGATAATCCGTGGATTCATCAACCGTTTGAACAGTACGAAAAAATGAATCCGGCGGATCTGATTCAGCTATGTTCTCCAGCGTCCTAACCCACTGGTACTCGCTCTCACGCCGAATGATGGACGGATGAAGGTTCACTGATTAGGGATTCGATCGCAAAGAGATAATCACCACACTAGCAAGGATGACAGCCACACCTGGAGCAATCACAGGCATCCAAATATAACTAATAAACAACAGACCACTAACACCAACACAAAGGCTGATGACAACGGCAGTTCCAATGCTGACGGCAATTGGGTGTCGCAGCCACAGTGCCATGCTGCTGCCAATCGCAGCCCAAGCGGCAATCCACAGCAGTTCTGCCCAATCTGGCACAAAGCGGAACAAGGGACGGGCATCGAGTACTGTTCGCAGCAGTTGGCTCACCATTTGCGCATGCAACATCACACCAGGCATATGATCGGCCGCTCGTCCAGCGCTGTAGGGCGTGGTAAACACGTCTTTGCTGCTGGCAGCAGTGGTGCCAATTAAGACAATCTTGTCCTCGATCAGAACCGGATCAAACTGACCTTTGAGGATATCTGTGAACGCAATAACAGGAGCCGGGCTGGTTGGCGCTTGATAGTCCAGCAGAATTTGATATCCTCCCGCATCTACTTGGTGATAGCCGCCAGCGTGGGGGTCTAAGGGAAAAAAAACAGTTTCTCCCAGTTGCATTAAGTCGGGATAGGCGGCACTGTTGCGCGGAGTAATGCCCTGCTTGCCCAGGTAATTCAACGCTAGTTGCACCGCGAACGATGAAAACGAACCCGTTGCGGTCGTAGCAAACATAAGATTGCGACGAATCACTCCATCCCCATCGACCACCACATCGCTAAAGCCAATGCGATCGATCGGCACACCGGGAGGAGCCGGAATTTCAACCCCATCCTGGCCCAGTTTAAAGATGGCCACAACATTGGAGGATTGAAGCTGTTGCAATAGCTCTGCGCGTCCTGGCTCTTGGGGCAATTCTCGCAGCAAATCTAGCCCGATCACGCTGGGTTGATACTGTGCTAAGGTTTCAATCACCCGTGCTACATCGCGATCAGACGGTGTTGGACGTTGCAATGTTTGCAAATCTTGCTCGGAGATCTCTACGATCAGCAGGCGGGAGTCGAGTCCTGCGGCCGGACGCCATCGCACCAGTCGATCGTAAACCGCCAGTTCTGGTACTTCTAGCCAGCCGAGTTGTCGGCATCCTATCACCAATCCTGTAATGGCAAGCGAAACGAGGGCCAGATGACAAGCAGTTGGTATAAATCGCCTCGATCGGCGCTTTGGCACACCGTCCAAGCGCGTTTTTGGCTGCATCCGTAGAAAGGTAGCTTGCTTAGAAGGATTTACCTGGGTAAAAGGACGCTGAAACATCGATCGCAATCGCCGACGGTTTACTGGAATGTGGGTGCGATCGATCGTCGCAGTAGACAATTCTTGCAATGCCAAGAGCACGTCTTGCGTTGATTGAAACCGTTGGCTAAAGTGATAGCGCACCATCTGGTCTAGAATGGCAGCAAAACCAGGACTGAGGTTGGCATAATCTCGCCAAATCAGTTCCCCCGTATCGGGATCAACGGGTAGCTGAGTTGGATGTAGTCCTGTCACGGCTTGAATCATCGTAACGCCCAAGCC
This genomic interval carries:
- a CDS encoding VOC family protein, translating into MASLGSLNHLSLTVSDRDRSEPFYNTILQFMGYQPVERTETYTMWWLETAGAILISSAKPDCTNPIHDRYSPGLHHIGFNADSREQVDQLYQLLVQLGATILDPPAEYNQYAPGYYAVFFTDPDGIKLELVHMPIVP
- a CDS encoding phosphoribosyltransferase gives rise to the protein MSDLYVSWSDYYQKIEHLAAKVHQSQWEFNQIVCLARGGLRIGDILSRIFDQPLAILSTSSYRGSGGKTARGTIVFSRDLTMTTPHLGSHILLVDDLVDSGTSLQKTLIWLDRNYGFYVEEIRSAVLWYKACSVIEPNYYVDYLPDNPWIHQPFEQYEKMNPADLIQLCSPAS
- a CDS encoding CHASE2 domain-containing protein, with amino-acid sequence MPTLLGARYQVIAVLGVGGFGQTYLAEDMHHADRVQCVVKQFKPTSQDPRFLETARRLFDTEVATLRRLGQHPQIPDFLNFFEDAGEFYLVQEYIDGIALSYEFATCGKLNEIQAIAILQDVLTVLEFVHSNQVIHRDIKPGNLIRRRSDNQIVLIDFGAVKEIQTQLNAQLQESSGQTNFTVGIGTRGYSPSEQLAGQPRFCSDIYGLGVTMIQAVTGLHPTQLPVDPDTGELIWRDYANLSPGFAAILDQMVRYHFSQRFQSTQDVLLALQELSTATIDRTHIPVNRRRLRSMFQRPFTQVNPSKQATFLRMQPKTRLDGVPKRRSRRFIPTACHLALVSLAITGLVIGCRQLGWLEVPELAVYDRLVRWRPAAGLDSRLLIVEISEQDLQTLQRPTPSDRDVARVIETLAQYQPSVIGLDLLRELPQEPGRAELLQQLQSSNVVAIFKLGQDGVEIPAPPGVPIDRIGFSDVVVDGDGVIRRNLMFATTATGSFSSFAVQLALNYLGKQGITPRNSAAYPDLMQLGETVFFPLDPHAGGYHQVDAGGYQILLDYQAPTSPAPVIAFTDILKGQFDPVLIEDKIVLIGTTAASSKDVFTTPYSAGRAADHMPGVMLHAQMVSQLLRTVLDARPLFRFVPDWAELLWIAAWAAIGSSMALWLRHPIAVSIGTAVVISLCVGVSGLLFISYIWMPVIAPGVAVILASVVIISLRSNP